Proteins encoded together in one Terriglobus saanensis SP1PR4 window:
- a CDS encoding MFS transporter, whose amino-acid sequence MRVKSENTIVPVIVPQNRPGHVLFASLVGTTVEFFDFYIYATAAVLVFPKLFFPASDPASATLASLATFGIAFLARPVGSALFGHFGDRIGRKTTLVIALSTMGLSTFAIGALPTYSTIGFAAPLLLALCRFGQGIGLGGEWGGAVLLAIENAPPNKRAWYGMFPQLGAPLGFFLSGGVFLLLSRLLTDQQFFRFGWRLPFLASALLVVLGLYVRLTIHETPVFQKAMDRHEQVKFPMLTVMRRHTRPLLAGILVCLATFVLFYLMTVFALSWGTTVLGFSRGKFLLMQMAVIPLFALTIPISALLAERGRRRVMLSVTVAIALFGLVMAKIFVAGTAGALAMMGIGLALMGMTYGPLGTVISELFPTPVRYTGSSLAFSFAGILGGSLAPYAATYLARSYGLPYVGYYLATAAALSLAGLLLVRETKDDDLAQATDAPRIE is encoded by the coding sequence ATGCGAGTGAAAAGCGAAAACACTATCGTTCCTGTGATCGTCCCCCAAAACCGCCCCGGCCATGTCCTCTTCGCCAGTCTTGTCGGAACGACGGTCGAGTTCTTCGACTTCTACATCTATGCCACGGCGGCGGTGCTGGTCTTCCCGAAGCTCTTCTTCCCTGCTTCGGATCCAGCTTCGGCAACGCTCGCCTCGCTTGCGACCTTCGGCATCGCGTTCCTTGCCCGACCTGTTGGCTCCGCGCTCTTCGGACACTTTGGCGACCGCATCGGACGCAAGACCACGCTGGTCATCGCGCTCTCTACGATGGGCCTGTCTACCTTTGCCATTGGCGCTTTGCCGACGTATTCGACGATCGGTTTTGCTGCACCACTGCTGCTTGCACTCTGCCGCTTCGGGCAGGGAATCGGCCTTGGCGGCGAGTGGGGCGGCGCTGTGCTCCTCGCGATTGAAAACGCTCCGCCGAATAAGCGCGCCTGGTACGGCATGTTTCCGCAGCTTGGCGCACCTCTTGGATTCTTCCTCTCCGGCGGTGTCTTTCTCCTGCTTTCGCGCCTTCTGACGGACCAGCAGTTCTTCCGCTTTGGATGGCGGCTTCCCTTTCTCGCCAGCGCGCTGCTGGTGGTGCTCGGCCTCTATGTCCGCCTCACCATTCACGAGACGCCCGTCTTCCAGAAGGCGATGGATCGCCACGAGCAGGTAAAGTTCCCGATGCTCACGGTCATGCGCCGCCACACGCGTCCGTTACTCGCGGGCATTCTGGTCTGCCTCGCAACCTTCGTTCTCTTTTACCTGATGACGGTCTTCGCACTCTCGTGGGGCACAACGGTGCTGGGCTTCAGCCGCGGAAAGTTCCTGCTGATGCAGATGGCCGTGATTCCGCTCTTTGCGCTTACCATCCCGATCTCCGCCTTGCTGGCAGAGCGTGGCCGACGCCGCGTGATGCTCTCGGTCACGGTAGCGATTGCGCTGTTCGGTCTGGTGATGGCGAAGATCTTCGTTGCGGGAACGGCGGGAGCTTTGGCCATGATGGGCATAGGCCTGGCGCTGATGGGCATGACGTACGGCCCGCTTGGTACCGTGATCTCGGAGCTCTTTCCCACGCCTGTTCGCTATACGGGAAGCTCGTTGGCCTTCAGCTTCGCGGGCATTCTGGGCGGATCGCTCGCGCCCTATGCGGCAACGTACCTCGCCCGCTCCTACGGCCTGCCGTATGTGGGCTATTACCTTGCCACAGCAGCAGCGCTCTCGCTCGCCGGCCTTCTGCTGGTACGAGAGACCAAGGACGACGATCTCGCACAAGCCACAGACGCGCCACGCATCGAGTAG
- a CDS encoding cytochrome-c peroxidase translates to MAAVLLIAVGGCRSRVQNRPVGKAVSIAVPLGLPPLPLPRDNPPTSDSIALGRMLFFDKHLSQDDSLACSSCHNPQTYFTDGQRLSKGLGGMSLRNAPTVMNAAYLPFQFWDGRALTLEEQAASPIADPIEMNQPHNVSVKKIAAESAYKGMFAKAFGTDNVTLGRIENALASFERTLLSGNSAFDRYQYGGDQTALTISQARGLAVFLDPNKGNCAACHTVRPHDALFTDGKFHNTGEGVGDLDQFSDVGRYHETKVKTDTGAFKTPTLRNVANTAPYMHDGRLKTLKEVVDFYAGGGNSNLYLDPEMKKIHLNGTDREDLVAFMQSLTGEMPPDVGPPDKKK, encoded by the coding sequence ATGGCAGCGGTTCTTCTGATCGCCGTCGGCGGTTGCCGTTCGCGTGTGCAGAATCGGCCCGTGGGTAAGGCCGTTTCCATCGCTGTTCCCCTGGGCCTGCCGCCGCTCCCGCTTCCGCGCGACAACCCGCCCACGTCGGACTCGATCGCTCTGGGACGCATGCTCTTTTTCGACAAGCACCTGTCGCAGGATGACTCGCTTGCATGCTCTTCCTGCCACAATCCGCAGACCTACTTCACCGACGGGCAGAGGCTCTCCAAAGGTCTCGGTGGCATGTCGCTCCGGAATGCGCCTACGGTGATGAACGCGGCGTATCTTCCCTTCCAGTTCTGGGACGGCCGCGCCCTCACGCTGGAGGAGCAGGCGGCAAGCCCCATCGCAGATCCGATCGAGATGAATCAGCCACATAATGTCTCCGTAAAGAAGATCGCCGCGGAGAGTGCCTATAAGGGAATGTTTGCAAAGGCTTTTGGAACGGACAACGTCACGCTCGGGCGCATCGAAAACGCACTCGCCAGCTTCGAGCGCACGCTCCTCTCCGGCAACTCCGCCTTCGACCGTTACCAGTATGGTGGAGACCAAACGGCGCTTACGATCTCTCAAGCACGCGGTCTTGCGGTCTTTCTCGATCCGAACAAGGGCAACTGCGCGGCGTGCCATACCGTCCGCCCACACGACGCTCTCTTTACCGACGGCAAATTCCACAACACCGGCGAAGGTGTGGGAGATCTTGACCAGTTCAGCGATGTCGGGCGATATCACGAAACCAAGGTGAAGACAGACACAGGCGCCTTCAAAACCCCAACGCTGCGCAACGTCGCCAACACCGCGCCCTATATGCACGATGGGCGCTTGAAGACCTTGAAAGAGGTCGTCGACTTCTACGCCGGTGGCGGAAACTCCAATCTTTATTTAGACCCCGAGATGAAGAAGATTCATCTCAACGGAACCGACCGCGAAGACTTGGTCGCGTTTATGCAATCCCTCACCGGTGAGATGCCGCCCGATGTCGGACCTCCGGACAAGAAGAAGTAA
- a CDS encoding carboxypeptidase regulatory-like domain-containing protein yields the protein MKKNLCLLFIVMFAGCSKKSTPVPVAVPAAPSYFKVDAATAGSISGKVKFAGPRPHLQLINMEEDPACVMAHAGKAYEESLVVDVHGALGNAFVYISKGLEGKKFETPTTPVVIDQRGCWFRPRLLGLQTGQPFKVVNSDPVTHNIHPMAMVNREWNHSQGPGDDPMTRRFIKSEIMIPVKCNIHSWMHAYIGVLDHPYFAVTKDDGSFEIKNLPPGTYTVSIWQEKLGTQEQQITVASQTNATANFTYKGKS from the coding sequence ATGAAGAAAAATCTCTGCCTGCTGTTCATTGTTATGTTCGCTGGATGCTCAAAGAAGAGCACCCCAGTTCCCGTTGCTGTTCCCGCCGCGCCTTCCTACTTCAAAGTAGATGCCGCCACTGCGGGCTCCATCTCCGGGAAGGTGAAGTTCGCCGGGCCGCGCCCGCATCTTCAGCTGATCAATATGGAGGAAGACCCGGCATGCGTGATGGCGCATGCCGGCAAAGCCTATGAGGAATCGCTTGTGGTCGACGTGCACGGCGCATTGGGCAATGCGTTTGTGTACATCAGCAAAGGCCTCGAAGGAAAGAAGTTTGAAACTCCGACGACGCCCGTTGTGATCGATCAGCGTGGATGCTGGTTCCGTCCGCGCCTCCTCGGCCTGCAGACCGGGCAACCCTTCAAGGTCGTCAACTCAGATCCTGTCACGCACAACATTCACCCCATGGCGATGGTAAATCGCGAGTGGAACCACAGCCAGGGCCCCGGTGACGATCCGATGACACGCCGGTTCATCAAGTCGGAGATCATGATTCCAGTGAAGTGCAACATCCATAGCTGGATGCACGCCTACATCGGCGTCCTCGATCATCCTTACTTCGCGGTCACGAAGGATGATGGGAGCTTCGAGATCAAAAATCTTCCCCCAGGGACGTATACGGTCTCCATCTGGCAGGAAAAGCTTGGGACACAGGAGCAGCAGATCACGGTCGCTTCCCAAACAAACGCAACGGCAAACTTTACGTACAAAGGAAAATCATGA
- a CDS encoding beta-propeller fold lactonase family protein has translation MMPRTSLVLLVGLAVAVTGCHSSKAPATQENQAVHASSPLRLYVTNEVSGDLTVIDGGSYDVIATVPLGKRPRGIHPSPDGKTLYIALSGSPIAGPDVDESTLPPPDKNADGIGVFDVAQNKLVRIIKGGSDPENFDVSKDGKQLYISNEDVSAVSVLDIASGSVVKELKIGAQPEGVKISPDGKFVYVTSEETSEIAVLDPVAGKITATFKVGHRPRSVAFMPDGKHAYINAENDGTVVVVDVARRKVAKAIQLGQPGLVKPMAVLLSADASKLYVSTGRGGKVFTIDTATDTVLNSVAVGKRPWGIALSPDGKTLYSSNGPSNDVAVVDLATNTVTKKVKAGTGPWGVVALLR, from the coding sequence ATGATGCCCCGGACTTCTCTCGTTCTTCTCGTAGGCCTCGCGGTTGCAGTCACTGGATGCCATTCTTCGAAAGCGCCTGCCACGCAGGAAAACCAAGCGGTCCACGCGTCCTCTCCGCTTCGGCTCTATGTGACCAACGAGGTCTCCGGTGATCTCACGGTGATTGACGGCGGCTCGTATGATGTGATCGCCACCGTGCCGCTCGGCAAGCGTCCGCGCGGCATCCATCCCAGTCCCGATGGCAAGACGCTCTACATCGCGCTCAGCGGTTCGCCCATCGCAGGTCCGGATGTGGATGAGAGCACGCTCCCTCCGCCGGACAAGAACGCGGACGGTATCGGTGTCTTCGACGTCGCGCAGAACAAGCTCGTCCGCATCATTAAGGGGGGCTCTGACCCAGAGAACTTCGATGTGAGCAAGGACGGCAAGCAGTTGTACATCTCTAACGAAGATGTCTCCGCCGTCAGCGTTCTGGATATCGCCTCCGGCTCCGTGGTGAAAGAGTTGAAGATCGGTGCACAGCCTGAGGGCGTAAAGATCTCGCCCGATGGCAAGTTCGTCTACGTCACATCGGAAGAGACAAGCGAGATCGCAGTGCTGGATCCCGTAGCCGGAAAGATCACCGCGACCTTCAAAGTAGGACACCGCCCGCGCTCAGTGGCCTTTATGCCGGACGGCAAGCACGCCTATATCAACGCTGAAAACGATGGCACGGTCGTTGTGGTGGATGTTGCCAGGCGCAAAGTGGCGAAGGCCATTCAACTCGGCCAGCCGGGACTCGTAAAGCCCATGGCTGTACTGCTCTCGGCAGATGCGAGCAAGCTCTACGTAAGCACGGGGCGCGGCGGCAAGGTCTTCACCATCGACACCGCGACAGACACCGTCCTCAACTCCGTTGCCGTGGGCAAGCGCCCGTGGGGCATTGCGCTTTCGCCCGACGGCAAGACGCTCTACTCCTCCAACGGCCCGTCGAACGACGTCGCCGTCGTCGACCTCGCCACCAACACAGTCACGAAGAAGGTTAAGGCCGGAACCGGTCCTTGGGGAGTCGTGGCCTTGCTACGGTAA
- a CDS encoding acido-empty-quinoprotein group A has product MNCVKHFVVLLGLALLSVPSTSQNLTANDLLHPKAESWPTYHGDYTARRHSPLTQVTKDNVKNLGLAWAFQTNQAAGIKASPILVDGILYFTVPDNVYAVDARSGHLVWHYTYPPNKGQHIGQRGVAMYKGYIFTTTPDAHLVSLNAKDGTVRWDVVVGDMTKGYWTTMSPLVIRDHVLVGMGGDSDNITGYIRSIDPETGKTQWQWDATPPAGTPGAPTGGMAWLTGSYDPDLNLTYWGTGNPTPVLNGTVRPGDNLYTCSIIALNPDTGKMAWAFQATPHDTHDWDATEATVLVDGDFHGKPRKMLMQASRNGFFFVLDRKTGENLLTTPFGPVNWTLGIGKNGSPIPNPDKDPKRDGRLIAPDEGGLTNYRSPSFDPKTGLFLVDAHPSYSLYFTKPEDGAYGWAGADYGLWGKGVVEAIDYQTGKFRWTHDLGDGSGAGILTTDGGVAFTGDQVGNILALNTEDGKTLWHSGTGSSMQASPITYELDGRQYVVVGTGSVMFAWALPQ; this is encoded by the coding sequence ATGAACTGCGTGAAGCATTTTGTTGTACTGCTTGGGTTGGCCCTGCTCTCGGTTCCTTCAACGTCTCAGAACCTTACGGCGAACGATCTACTGCATCCTAAGGCCGAGAGCTGGCCGACGTATCACGGTGATTACACCGCGCGACGCCACAGCCCGCTGACGCAGGTCACCAAGGACAACGTCAAGAATCTCGGGCTGGCGTGGGCTTTTCAGACCAACCAGGCTGCAGGCATCAAGGCGTCTCCGATCCTTGTCGATGGCATTCTGTACTTCACCGTGCCCGACAACGTTTACGCCGTAGACGCGCGCTCCGGCCACCTGGTCTGGCACTATACCTATCCGCCAAACAAGGGCCAGCACATCGGCCAGCGCGGCGTGGCGATGTACAAGGGCTATATCTTCACGACAACTCCCGATGCGCACCTGGTCTCTTTGAATGCGAAGGACGGCACAGTGCGATGGGATGTTGTGGTGGGCGATATGACCAAGGGTTACTGGACGACGATGTCTCCGCTCGTCATCCGTGACCACGTGCTTGTCGGCATGGGAGGCGACTCCGACAACATCACCGGCTACATTCGCTCCATCGATCCGGAGACAGGCAAAACGCAGTGGCAGTGGGATGCGACACCGCCTGCGGGAACACCCGGCGCACCAACAGGCGGCATGGCGTGGCTTACCGGAAGCTACGATCCAGATCTCAATCTCACCTACTGGGGAACGGGAAATCCTACGCCTGTGCTGAATGGCACCGTACGCCCTGGCGATAATCTCTATACGTGCAGCATCATCGCTTTGAACCCGGACACCGGCAAGATGGCGTGGGCTTTCCAGGCGACGCCGCACGATACGCATGACTGGGATGCGACCGAGGCCACCGTACTCGTCGATGGCGACTTTCACGGCAAACCGCGCAAGATGCTCATGCAGGCTTCGCGCAATGGGTTCTTCTTTGTGCTCGATCGCAAGACGGGTGAGAACCTTTTGACCACGCCCTTCGGCCCGGTGAACTGGACATTAGGCATCGGCAAGAATGGAAGTCCTATCCCCAATCCCGACAAAGACCCGAAGCGCGATGGACGCCTGATCGCGCCGGATGAGGGCGGCCTGACGAACTATCGTTCGCCGAGCTTCGATCCCAAAACCGGCCTCTTCCTTGTCGACGCGCACCCCAGCTACAGCCTCTACTTCACTAAGCCCGAAGATGGCGCCTACGGCTGGGCCGGTGCGGATTATGGTCTGTGGGGTAAGGGTGTGGTTGAGGCCATCGACTATCAAACGGGCAAGTTTCGCTGGACGCACGACCTAGGTGACGGCAGCGGCGCAGGCATTCTCACGACGGATGGCGGTGTCGCCTTCACGGGTGATCAGGTGGGAAACATTCTCGCGCTCAACACAGAGGATGGCAAGACGCTGTGGCACTCCGGTACCGGATCGTCGATGCAGGCTTCGCCCATTACGTACGAGCTGGATGGGCGGCAGTATGTCGTCGTCGGTACCGGAAGCGTGATGTTCGCGTGGGCCTTACCCCAATGA
- a CDS encoding c-type cytochrome → MKRTHLAASTLGLLVVTGAMLHAPMQVRAASAAASLAPRQKVAHYLRLAAALDALGQQKSATPTPAPPAGPASVDVLGAQVYEDHCAICHGEKREGILPSFPPLIGVSHRYDDAAIIDRIRHGRGRMPAFPKLSEIEIGNLLHFMKSGEVIAVNPTVGSTATLSPLLENGKSLFQQNCSFCHGRDAGGGETGPDLTRSKLVNADVNGDKISEVIHNGRPPRMPRFSFSENETAGVVAYVHSIVTAAQKEGRRRGVDVSDLQTGNVDAGKKYFNGAGGCASCHSPTGDLKGIATRYEGLQLEQRMLYPRGTKVKASVTLPSGEKVAGTISYLDEFTIAITDASGTYRSWPRTTVKENVEKSLQAHVDQFPKYTDDDIHNLMAYLQTMR, encoded by the coding sequence ATGAAGAGAACTCACCTCGCCGCTTCGACGCTGGGCCTGCTTGTAGTCACGGGTGCGATGTTGCATGCGCCAATGCAGGTGCGCGCGGCATCCGCTGCTGCATCGCTCGCGCCGCGGCAGAAGGTCGCGCATTACCTCCGTCTGGCTGCAGCATTGGATGCCTTGGGGCAGCAGAAGTCCGCCACGCCCACGCCAGCTCCTCCAGCAGGGCCAGCTTCTGTGGATGTTCTCGGAGCTCAGGTCTACGAAGACCACTGCGCGATCTGCCACGGCGAAAAGCGGGAGGGCATTCTTCCGTCGTTTCCTCCGCTGATCGGTGTGAGCCATCGGTACGACGATGCGGCGATCATCGACCGCATCCGCCACGGCAGAGGCCGTATGCCTGCCTTTCCGAAGCTCAGCGAGATCGAGATCGGAAATCTTCTGCACTTCATGAAGAGCGGCGAAGTGATCGCGGTGAATCCTACGGTAGGATCCACGGCGACGCTCTCTCCTCTTCTTGAAAACGGGAAGTCGCTGTTTCAACAGAACTGCTCCTTCTGCCATGGACGCGATGCGGGCGGTGGCGAGACCGGGCCGGATCTGACGCGTTCCAAGCTGGTGAATGCGGATGTCAACGGCGACAAGATCTCTGAAGTGATTCACAATGGACGGCCGCCGCGCATGCCGCGCTTCAGCTTCTCGGAAAACGAGACGGCGGGAGTTGTGGCCTATGTGCATTCGATTGTGACGGCAGCGCAGAAGGAAGGCCGTCGCCGTGGCGTGGACGTCTCCGATCTGCAGACGGGCAATGTGGATGCAGGCAAGAAGTACTTCAACGGCGCGGGCGGTTGCGCCTCCTGCCATTCTCCGACGGGCGATCTCAAGGGCATTGCCACGCGATATGAAGGCCTCCAGTTGGAACAGAGGATGCTGTATCCGCGCGGGACAAAGGTCAAGGCCAGCGTGACGTTGCCTTCCGGAGAGAAGGTTGCGGGGACGATCTCGTATCTCGATGAGTTCACGATTGCGATTACGGATGCGTCCGGCACGTATCGTTCCTGGCCGCGCACAACGGTGAAAGAGAACGTAGAGAAGTCGCTGCAGGCACATGTAGATCAGTTTCCCAAGTACACCGATGATGACATTCACAACCTGATGGCTTATCTGCAAACGATGCGTTGA
- a CDS encoding multicopper oxidase family protein — protein MDRRSFLATAGAALTSTALHAAVRKTRAVTGPAKADHTLRIAPTRLEIAPGVVIDTIAYNGQVPGPLLRLREGVPVTIDVTNNSPVPEIVHWHGLAIDSLNDGAVEEGSPMIPVGATHRYQFTPNPTGTRWYHTHAMAMDNLAAGAYTGQAGFLIVEGKKQAGHEGHYDQEINLAVRHWEPSFVPMVDMLREQSANVPQTNGSDVGYKYATMNAHMLGAGEPLRVKKGQRVLMRLLNASATENVVLALPGHTFKIIAMDGNVVPNPKSVEVLSLAVAERVDAIVEMNSPGVWVLGSTLEKSRQMGLGIVVEYAGQKGAPVWKDPAPVEWDYSIFANPTKAADPDETFVLTFRDNGHKMDSKFDVWTINNRSWPDIDPLVVQKGKRYRMVFRNGSGDQHPMHLHRHTFEVTQIGKTQLSGLMKDVINVMPLQSVAVDFVANNPGDTLMHCHQQLHMDYGFMQLIKYAG, from the coding sequence ATGGATCGTAGAAGCTTTCTGGCAACGGCGGGCGCGGCACTCACTTCAACGGCACTCCACGCGGCGGTGCGCAAAACTCGCGCGGTCACCGGTCCTGCGAAGGCGGACCACACGCTGCGCATCGCGCCGACCAGGCTGGAGATCGCTCCGGGCGTGGTCATCGACACCATTGCTTACAACGGGCAGGTGCCGGGGCCGCTGCTTCGCCTGCGCGAGGGTGTGCCGGTGACCATCGATGTGACGAACAACTCTCCTGTTCCCGAGATTGTGCACTGGCACGGGCTCGCGATTGATTCGCTGAACGATGGCGCGGTCGAAGAGGGTTCGCCGATGATACCGGTGGGCGCGACCCATCGGTATCAATTCACGCCGAACCCTACAGGGACGCGTTGGTATCACACCCATGCGATGGCGATGGATAATCTTGCCGCTGGTGCTTATACGGGGCAAGCGGGGTTCCTGATCGTCGAAGGCAAGAAGCAAGCGGGGCACGAAGGCCATTACGACCAGGAAATCAATCTGGCTGTGCGCCACTGGGAGCCGAGCTTTGTCCCCATGGTGGACATGCTGCGCGAGCAGTCCGCAAATGTGCCGCAGACCAACGGCTCCGATGTGGGCTACAAGTACGCCACCATGAACGCGCACATGCTGGGCGCGGGCGAACCGCTGCGCGTGAAGAAGGGTCAGCGCGTGTTGATGCGTCTGCTGAACGCGAGCGCGACGGAAAATGTCGTTCTGGCACTGCCGGGGCATACCTTCAAGATCATCGCAATGGACGGCAATGTTGTACCGAATCCGAAGTCGGTAGAAGTGCTTTCGCTGGCTGTGGCGGAGCGCGTGGATGCGATCGTGGAGATGAACTCGCCCGGCGTGTGGGTGCTTGGTTCCACGCTGGAGAAGTCGCGGCAGATGGGCCTTGGCATTGTGGTGGAATATGCGGGCCAGAAGGGCGCGCCGGTCTGGAAAGATCCTGCACCTGTTGAGTGGGACTACTCGATCTTCGCAAATCCGACGAAGGCAGCGGATCCAGATGAGACCTTCGTCCTCACCTTCCGCGATAACGGCCACAAGATGGATTCGAAGTTCGATGTATGGACGATCAACAACCGCTCGTGGCCGGACATCGATCCGCTGGTGGTGCAGAAGGGCAAGCGCTATCGCATGGTCTTTCGCAACGGTAGTGGCGACCAGCACCCGATGCATCTGCACCGGCACACCTTTGAAGTGACACAGATTGGAAAGACGCAGTTGAGCGGCCTGATGAAAGACGTGATCAACGTCATGCCGTTGCAGTCAGTCGCCGTGGACTTTGTAGCGAACAATCCCGGCGACACGCTGATGCACTGTCATCAGCAGCTCCACATGGACTACGGCTTTATGCAGTTGATCAAATATGCGGGGTAA
- a CDS encoding sugar phosphate isomerase/epimerase family protein, with translation MRLGVFTPLLSTLPLEGALEKLSTLGIRTVELGTGNYPGDAHCKLSMLEDEAALAKFQKTLADKEFTISALSCHGNGLHPDKEQAKVARETSRRTILLAEKLGVSTIVDFAGCPGSTVGSKYPNWVTCPWPPEYLDILKWQWDQVVTPYWKEHAKFATDHGVKIAIEMHPGFVAYSPETMLRLRSIAGPSVGCNYDPSHMFWQGIDPIEAIRVLGDAIFHVHAKDTQMYPANLPRTGVLDTKPYTDERNRGWIFRTCGFGHGAEWWKEFVSTLRMFGYDGVLSIEHEDSLLSPDEGLNKAVEFLNSVVLKETPGAAWWV, from the coding sequence ATGAGACTTGGAGTTTTTACACCACTGTTGTCGACGTTGCCGCTCGAAGGCGCGCTGGAGAAGCTGAGCACGCTCGGCATTCGTACTGTAGAACTGGGCACGGGAAACTATCCGGGTGACGCGCACTGCAAGTTGTCCATGCTGGAAGACGAAGCCGCGCTGGCGAAGTTCCAAAAGACCCTCGCCGACAAGGAGTTCACCATCTCTGCACTGAGTTGCCATGGCAACGGTCTGCATCCGGACAAAGAGCAGGCGAAGGTGGCGCGTGAAACAAGTCGCAGGACGATTCTTCTCGCAGAGAAGCTCGGTGTGTCCACCATCGTGGATTTTGCGGGATGCCCGGGGAGTACGGTGGGTTCGAAGTATCCCAACTGGGTGACCTGCCCGTGGCCGCCGGAGTATCTCGACATACTGAAGTGGCAGTGGGACCAGGTGGTAACGCCTTACTGGAAAGAGCATGCGAAGTTCGCAACGGATCATGGTGTGAAGATTGCCATCGAGATGCATCCTGGCTTCGTTGCGTACAGCCCGGAGACGATGCTTCGGTTACGCTCGATTGCCGGGCCGTCGGTGGGCTGCAACTACGATCCAAGTCATATGTTCTGGCAGGGGATCGACCCGATTGAAGCGATACGCGTTCTGGGCGATGCGATCTTTCATGTTCACGCGAAGGACACGCAGATGTACCCTGCCAATCTTCCGCGCACGGGCGTGCTGGACACGAAGCCTTACACGGACGAGCGCAATCGCGGTTGGATCTTCCGCACCTGCGGCTTTGGGCATGGAGCCGAGTGGTGGAAGGAGTTTGTCTCCACGTTGCGGATGTTCGGTTATGACGGTGTGCTTTCGATTGAGCACGAGGACAGTCTGTTGTCGCCGGATGAGGGCCTGAACAAGGCTGTTGAGTTCTTGAACTCTGTTGTGCTGAAAGAAACACCGGGGGCTGCTTGGTGGGTATAG
- a CDS encoding Gfo/Idh/MocA family protein → MGLVGPGFIAAHHIDAVRRLGDVDVVAIAGSSVESAKRKAAEYKVGRSYGDYRELIADPDIHVVHNTTPNHMHFPVTMAAIEAGKHVVSDKPLAMNSDESRRLRDAAIAAKVAHAVTFNYRGNPLVQHARTMVADGSIGNLTFIQGFYLQDWLTDPNVYSWRSDPAKGGGTSALGDIGSHWCDLAEHVSGKKIASVLADITTVVKTRYATEGSSEAFSKTTSGDRKAIPMTSEDLATVLLRFEDGTKGTFSAAQTLPGHKNDLQFEISGLKHSLKWRQEEQNELWVGSHEGPNCIVGKDPALVAGEALRYTHLPAGHQESWADAFMNIVSDAYTWVRAGAGIQDKPSPLPTFDDGYRSNCIVDAILASHAAGNTWQKVQYFPPSF, encoded by the coding sequence ATGGGACTGGTAGGGCCTGGCTTTATCGCAGCGCATCACATCGATGCGGTGCGGCGGCTGGGCGACGTAGACGTGGTGGCGATTGCGGGATCTTCCGTGGAGTCGGCAAAGCGCAAGGCTGCGGAGTACAAGGTCGGACGTTCGTACGGCGACTATCGCGAGTTGATCGCCGACCCGGATATTCATGTGGTTCACAACACGACACCGAACCACATGCACTTTCCGGTGACGATGGCGGCGATTGAAGCGGGCAAGCACGTGGTCTCAGACAAGCCGCTCGCGATGAACTCCGATGAGAGCCGCAGGCTCCGCGATGCGGCGATTGCGGCAAAAGTGGCGCACGCCGTGACCTTCAACTATCGCGGAAACCCGCTGGTGCAGCATGCGCGTACGATGGTGGCCGATGGAAGCATTGGCAATCTGACTTTTATTCAGGGCTTCTATCTGCAGGACTGGCTGACCGATCCGAACGTGTATTCATGGCGATCCGATCCGGCGAAGGGTGGCGGTACCTCTGCTCTGGGCGATATCGGATCGCACTGGTGCGATCTTGCGGAGCATGTCTCTGGCAAGAAGATTGCCTCGGTGCTGGCGGACATCACTACGGTGGTGAAGACAAGATACGCCACCGAAGGATCTTCCGAGGCCTTCTCCAAAACAACATCCGGCGACCGCAAGGCAATCCCTATGACGAGCGAAGACCTGGCCACAGTGTTGCTGCGCTTCGAAGATGGGACGAAGGGTACGTTCTCCGCGGCGCAGACTTTGCCGGGACATAAGAACGATCTGCAGTTTGAGATCAGCGGTCTAAAGCACTCCCTGAAGTGGCGGCAGGAGGAGCAGAACGAACTCTGGGTGGGAAGCCATGAAGGGCCGAACTGCATTGTAGGCAAGGATCCCGCGCTGGTGGCGGGCGAAGCGCTGCGTTACACGCATCTACCGGCGGGCCATCAGGAATCGTGGGCCGATGCCTTCATGAACATCGTCAGCGATGCGTACACATGGGTCCGTGCGGGAGCGGGGATCCAGGATAAGCCGTCGCCGCTGCCAACCTTTGACGACGGCTACCGTTCCAACTGTATTGTGGATGCCATTCTGGCGAGCCATGCTGCAGGCAATACATGGCAGAAGGTGCAGTACTTTCCGCCATCTTTCTAA